Within the Pseudomonas sp. SL4(2022) genome, the region TCTGGTCTGCGGCCTCAACCCGCATGCCGGCGAAGGCGGCCACCTGGGCCGGGAGGAGATCGAAGTCATCGAGCCCACCCTGCAGCAACTGCGTAGCGAAGGTATCGACCTGATCGGCCCCCTGCCGGCCGACACCCTGTTCACCCCCAAGCACCTCGAGCAGTGCGATGCAGTGCTGGCGATGTACCACGATCAGGGCTTGCCAGTACTCAAGTACAAGGGCTTCGGCGCAGCGGTCAACGTTACGCTAGGCCTGCCGATCATCCGCACCTCGGTCGATCACGGCACTGCACTGGACCTGGCTGGCACCGGCAAGATCGACTGCGGCAGCCTACAGGTCGCCCTGCAAACGGCCTATGAAATGACCGCCAGCCAGCTGAAAAGCGGCTGACAGCAGCGCCCATCACAGGGCGCAAGCCGCCAATGCTGTTAAACTGCCGGGCTTTCTACCCGCGTTACATTCGCTTCACACCCCTGGCGTGAAGCCTGGAGCTGCTGCATGTCCGAGTACCAACACCGCGCGCGCAAGCGTTTCGGCCAGAACTTCCTGCATGACGCCGGGGTGATTCACCGCATCCTGCGCGCCATCCACGCCCGCGAAAGCGAACACATGCTGGAAATCGGGCCAGGCCAGGGCGCACTGACTGAAGGCTTGCTGAACAGCGGCGCGCAGCTAGACGTGATCGAACTCGACCGCGACCTAGTACCGATCCTGCAAGGCCAGTTCGGCGACAACCCGCGATTCCGGCTGAATCAGGGCGACGCCCTCAAGTTCGACTTCACCCAACTGCAAGCTGCGCCGCACAGCCTGCGCGTGGTCGGCAACTTGCCGTACAACATTTCTACGCCGCTGATCTTCCACCTGCTGGATAACGCTGCCCTGATTCGCGACATGCACTTCATGCTGCAGAAAGAAGTGGTCGAACGCCTGGCCGCCGAACCAGGTGGTGGCGACTGGGGCCGCCTGTCGATCATGGTGCAGTACCACTGCCGCGTGGAACACTTGTTCAATGTCGGGCCTGGCGCGTTCAACCCGCCACCGAAGGTCGATTCGGCCATCGTCCGCCTGGTGCCGCACGAGGTGCTGCCGCATCCGGCCAAGGATCACCGTTTGCTTGAGCGCGTGGTGCGCGAAGCCTTCAATCAACGCCGCAAGACCTTGCGCAACACCCTCAAGGCGCTGCTGCCCGCTGAGGCCATCGAGGCCGCTGGTGTTGATGGCAGCCTGCGTCCCGAGCAAC harbors:
- the rsmA gene encoding 16S rRNA (adenine(1518)-N(6)/adenine(1519)-N(6))-dimethyltransferase RsmA, translating into MSEYQHRARKRFGQNFLHDAGVIHRILRAIHARESEHMLEIGPGQGALTEGLLNSGAQLDVIELDRDLVPILQGQFGDNPRFRLNQGDALKFDFTQLQAAPHSLRVVGNLPYNISTPLIFHLLDNAALIRDMHFMLQKEVVERLAAEPGGGDWGRLSIMVQYHCRVEHLFNVGPGAFNPPPKVDSAIVRLVPHEVLPHPAKDHRLLERVVREAFNQRRKTLRNTLKALLPAEAIEAAGVDGSLRPEQLDLAAFVRLADKLAEHTNVT